The genomic stretch ATTTGACAGCAGATTGAGAGCAACACACCCTAAATATATCGATCTTGCAAAACTAGCTTCAGAGAACAGCGGCGAGTCATTAGAGATTGAAGAATGTATTCATCCAAAATCTTTCAAACTGGAACTGAGCAGATTCCTTTGGTAGATTTTAACTAGACATCTTCGAAAATTATTTCCAGTGTCAGGAAATATTCCCTGAACCACGATAGTAATGCCCCGACCTTCTCTACGTCATTAACATCACTTGCCCTTTCCAAACCTTTCCCTATTTCGGCCAAACTCACGAATCCATAGTTTAAGGCAGTGCCCTTAATATTGTGGCCAATTCTATTAACTGTAATCATGTCGTTATTAACAACAGCCTCTTCAAGTGCCTTTATTTCCAACTCCGTATTAGAAATAAAGCCCGGAATCAG from Maridesulfovibrio frigidus DSM 17176 encodes the following:
- a CDS encoding Hpt domain-containing protein, yielding MIRKNTENIDIDLKELIPGFISNTELEIKALEEAVVNNDMITVNRIGHNIKGTALNYGFVSLAEIGKGLERASDVNDVEKVGALLSWFREYFLTLEIIFEDV